One Nicotiana sylvestris chromosome 12, ASM39365v2, whole genome shotgun sequence genomic window carries:
- the LOC138883082 gene encoding uncharacterized protein, with translation MSLLGRLNYISRFITQLTAICEPIFRLLKKDAAVDWTAECQEDFDQIKGYLSNPPALVPPEPGRPLILYLTVLENLFGCVMGQHDVTGRKEQAIYYLSKKFTVYVKPMPTGRLAKWQILLTEFDIVYVTRTAMKSQALADHLAENPVDEEYEPSRTYFPDEEVMHTGEMELPEEPSWKLFFDGAANAKGVGIGAVLISETGRHYPVIA, from the exons atgagtctgttggggagactaaattacatcagtaggttcatcACTCAACTCACGGCGATTTGTGAACCAATATTTCGGTTACtgaagaaagacgctgcggtagactggacggcagagtgtcaagaggatTTCGACCAGATTaaagggtatctgtccaatccacctgcgttggttccacctgagccagggaggccattaattctttatctgacggtcctggagaatttgtTTGGTTGCGTGATGGGGCAACACGAcgttacaggaaggaaggagcaggccatttattatcttagcaagaagttcacagtgtatgtg aaacctatgcctacagggaggttagcaaaatggcaaattttgctcacagagtttgatatcgtctacgtGACGAGAACGGCCATGAAatcccaagcgctggccgatcacttggctgagaatcccgttgatgaagaatacgagccgtcgAGGACGTATTTCccagacgaggaagtaatgcacaCAGGTGAgatggaattacccgaggaaccgagctggaagcttttctttgatggagccgcaaacgcgaaaggggttggaataggagcagtactcatttctgaaacaggacgtcactaCCCTGTTATAGCTTAG